One Candidatus Paceibacterota bacterium genomic window carries:
- a CDS encoding glycine--tRNA ligase codes for MTNTTTQPTLEDIVSLAKRRGFIYPGSEIYGGLAGAYDYGPLGVALKNNVKQLWWKRFVDGRDDMYGVDASILMNRKTWEASGHAAGFADPLVEDLETKQRYRADHLLEDAEIDPSGMDFAAMSAAIRDNNIKSPEGNELSDVREFNMMFQTSVGATSGEEGKTYLRPETAQGIFVNFKNIVDSLYPNFPFGIAQVGKAFRNEIAPRDFVFRTREFEQMEIEYFIREEEWEQWFEYWREQMWGWVDDIGLTKEKVHELEVPDTELAHYSKRTIDFEYDYPIGRKELYGLAYRTDHDLKQHMEHSGVSLEYTDKQTSERFIPHVIEPSLGLDRTVLALLCDAYQEDEVNGEKRMYLAFKPDVAPVRMAVFPLLKNKPELVEKAREVFALLKAEFGRVWFDDNGNIGKRYRRQDEIGTPHTITIDFDTLEGGENGEKDTVTVRDRDTAAQERVSISELIQKLK; via the coding sequence ATGACCAATACCACCACACAACCAACACTTGAAGATATTGTTTCACTGGCGAAGCGCCGAGGATTCATCTACCCTGGTTCAGAGATCTACGGGGGGCTTGCCGGTGCCTATGACTACGGCCCGCTCGGTGTAGCGCTGAAGAACAACGTCAAGCAGCTTTGGTGGAAGCGTTTCGTGGACGGGCGGGATGATATGTACGGTGTCGACGCCTCGATCTTAATGAACAGAAAAACATGGGAAGCGAGCGGACACGCCGCCGGATTCGCCGACCCGCTCGTGGAAGACCTTGAGACAAAACAGCGATATCGAGCTGATCATCTTCTTGAAGATGCTGAGATCGATCCGTCAGGGATGGACTTTGCCGCCATGAGTGCCGCGATACGTGACAACAATATTAAAAGCCCTGAGGGCAACGAGCTGTCTGATGTTCGTGAATTTAATATGATGTTTCAAACATCAGTCGGCGCAACGAGTGGAGAGGAAGGGAAAACGTACCTTCGACCGGAGACCGCGCAGGGAATTTTTGTGAACTTTAAAAACATTGTTGACTCGCTCTACCCGAACTTCCCGTTCGGTATCGCTCAGGTTGGTAAAGCGTTCCGCAATGAGATCGCTCCGCGAGATTTTGTGTTCCGAACGCGTGAATTTGAACAGATGGAAATAGAGTACTTTATCCGAGAAGAGGAATGGGAGCAGTGGTTTGAATACTGGCGCGAGCAAATGTGGGGCTGGGTTGATGATATCGGTCTCACGAAAGAAAAGGTGCACGAGCTAGAGGTCCCCGACACCGAGCTTGCGCATTATTCAAAGCGTACGATCGATTTTGAATATGATTATCCGATCGGTAGAAAGGAGCTGTACGGCTTAGCCTACCGAACCGACCACGATCTCAAGCAGCACATGGAGCACTCCGGCGTCAGTCTTGAGTACACCGACAAGCAGACCTCTGAGCGATTCATCCCGCACGTGATCGAGCCGTCGCTTGGGTTGGATCGAACGGTTCTGGCGCTCTTGTGCGACGCATATCAGGAAGACGAAGTGAACGGGGAGAAGCGAATGTATCTGGCGTTCAAGCCGGATGTTGCACCGGTACGAATGGCGGTCTTTCCGCTTTTGAAGAACAAGCCGGAATTGGTAGAGAAGGCAAGAGAGGTCTTTGCCCTGCTTAAAGCAGAGTTTGGCCGGGTCTGGTTCGATGATAATGGCAACATCGGTAAGCGGTATCGACGGCAGGACGAGATCGGAACCCCGCACACGATAACGATAGACTTCGATACCCTTGAAGGAGGGGAGAACGGCGAGAAGGACACGGTCACCGTCCGTGACCGGGACACAGCAGCGCAGGAGCGAGTTTCAATTTCTGAGTTAATTCAGAAATTGAAATAG
- a CDS encoding pitrilysin family protein, whose product MKANKKILKNGMRLITVPMKDNPAVTVMAMTETGSKNETDETSGIAHFLEHMCFKGGKKYTSPREVSTALDKLGAESNAMTGHEYTGYYGKAHPKHFKKILDVVADIYIHTRLDEDEMEKERGVILEEINMYEDFPPRHVADLFYQLIYKGQPAGRPILGPRENIKQMSRETFLEFHQTHYVAEKTILFVAGEFDQKEVVKEVEKAFAQIPSSKAPKMPKTVEKQVAPQLFIQQKKTDQMHFMLGVRAYKAKDKRVPALNVLKTVLGGGMSSRLFLKLREEMGVCYYVKAPLGLHIDHGYLGVAAGVDKNRLEEVLGEVMGEMNRLKDELIDEKELKKAKDYIIGNMSLGLETSDSVADFFAEQEIMEGGILRTPNQVIQEIRAVTAKDVQKVARDIFKNEKLNMAVVGDVKDEAKVKKALKI is encoded by the coding sequence ATGAAAGCTAACAAAAAGATACTCAAGAACGGCATGCGTCTTATAACCGTGCCGATGAAAGACAACCCGGCGGTAACCGTAATGGCAATGACCGAAACCGGGTCAAAGAACGAGACGGATGAGACGAGCGGTATTGCTCACTTTCTCGAGCACATGTGTTTTAAAGGCGGCAAGAAATACACAAGTCCGCGAGAGGTAAGTACGGCGCTTGATAAGCTCGGCGCTGAATCAAACGCAATGACCGGTCATGAATACACCGGCTATTACGGCAAGGCGCACCCGAAACACTTCAAAAAGATCCTTGATGTTGTTGCGGATATCTATATACATACTCGCCTGGACGAGGACGAGATGGAAAAAGAGCGGGGAGTGATCCTCGAGGAGATAAACATGTACGAGGATTTTCCACCACGTCATGTTGCTGACCTGTTCTATCAATTGATCTATAAAGGTCAGCCAGCCGGTCGACCGATCTTGGGTCCACGCGAGAACATTAAACAAATGTCTCGGGAAACATTTCTTGAGTTTCATCAGACACACTACGTCGCTGAGAAGACGATCCTCTTTGTTGCTGGTGAATTTGACCAAAAAGAAGTAGTTAAGGAAGTGGAGAAAGCATTCGCACAGATCCCCTCATCCAAGGCGCCGAAAATGCCGAAAACAGTCGAGAAGCAGGTGGCGCCACAGCTATTTATTCAACAGAAGAAGACCGATCAGATGCACTTTATGCTTGGGGTACGGGCATACAAAGCAAAAGACAAGCGGGTCCCGGCGTTGAATGTTCTTAAAACAGTGCTCGGTGGCGGTATGTCGAGTCGCTTGTTTCTGAAGCTTCGCGAAGAAATGGGAGTTTGCTACTACGTAAAAGCACCGCTTGGTTTGCATATCGACCACGGCTATCTCGGTGTTGCTGCCGGAGTAGATAAAAACCGGCTTGAGGAAGTATTAGGAGAGGTTATGGGAGAAATGAATCGTCTTAAAGATGAATTGATCGACGAGAAGGAGCTTAAAAAAGCCAAGGATTATATTATCGGCAATATGTCGCTCGGACTTGAGACATCGGACTCTGTCGCTGATTTTTTTGCCGAGCAGGAGATAATGGAGGGCGGGATCTTGAGAACACCTAATCAAGTGATACAAGAGATTCGTGCGGTGACTGCTAAAGATGTACAAAAAGTTGCTCGAGATATCTTTAAAAACGAAAAATTAAATATGGCGGTCGTGGGGGATGTAAAAGACGAGGCAAAGGTTAAGAAAGCACTTAAGATCTAG
- a CDS encoding AI-2E family transporter, with product MINEQPSNTPRTHTMISISLNTVLMIVGVALTLLAAYLLRDLVLVVFAAVVIAVAVEPAIQWFHRRKVPRLPAVIIIYLIIATIFVGVIAFLLRPLIGQAMEFLNSLPEYWQSLQAWASMQTGGSVGTGGEALSIQEVSRELRDSLTGLSGGALSVISNVFGGVLSFVLIAVLSFYLSVQENGVTDFLRMVTPTRYEPYVLGLWKRAERKIGLWMQGQLILVVIIGVLTYIGLTLLGVEHALLLAVLAGAFEIIPLFGPILAAIPAILIAFTTEGVTLALLVTGLYVVIQQLENHVIYPMVVKKVVGLSPIVIIIGLVAGGQLGGFLGILLAVPIAAILMEIINDVQEGKEMRSKRMEPEGSE from the coding sequence ATGATAAACGAACAGCCCTCCAACACACCTCGCACTCATACGATGATTTCCATCAGCTTGAATACCGTTCTGATGATCGTCGGGGTTGCTCTCACGCTCTTAGCCGCGTATTTGTTGCGCGATCTTGTGTTGGTTGTATTTGCTGCGGTTGTTATCGCGGTGGCGGTAGAGCCGGCTATTCAGTGGTTTCATCGTCGAAAAGTACCGAGACTTCCCGCGGTTATCATTATCTATTTGATCATTGCTACTATTTTTGTCGGAGTGATCGCGTTTCTTTTGCGACCTCTTATCGGACAGGCCATGGAATTTTTGAATTCACTACCGGAGTACTGGCAGTCTCTACAGGCGTGGGCGTCTATGCAAACCGGGGGCAGTGTTGGAACCGGAGGAGAGGCTCTATCTATACAGGAGGTTTCACGAGAGTTGCGTGATTCGCTCACCGGTCTGTCCGGCGGCGCGTTAAGTGTTATTTCTAATGTGTTTGGCGGTGTGTTGAGTTTTGTTTTGATCGCTGTGCTGTCGTTTTATCTTTCGGTCCAAGAGAATGGAGTCACGGACTTCTTGCGCATGGTTACGCCGACTCGCTATGAGCCATATGTGCTTGGTCTATGGAAACGTGCCGAGCGAAAGATCGGCCTGTGGATGCAGGGACAGTTGATCCTGGTGGTGATCATCGGTGTTTTGACATACATTGGTTTGACCTTGCTTGGTGTCGAGCACGCGTTGCTCCTTGCGGTGCTGGCCGGAGCATTTGAGATTATTCCGCTTTTCGGTCCGATTCTGGCAGCGATTCCGGCGATCCTGATCGCGTTTACAACCGAAGGCGTTACTCTGGCGCTTCTGGTAACCGGGCTGTATGTTGTTATACAGCAGCTTGAAAACCACGTGATCTATCCGATGGTAGTGAAGAAGGTGGTCGGCCTCTCGCCAATAGTGATCATTATCGGCCTGGTTGCCGGTGGTCAGCTCGGCGGGTTTCTCGGTATTCTTCTGGCTGTACCGATAGCGGCGATCTTGATGGAGATCATAAATGACGTACAGGAAGGAAAAGAGATGCGATCAAAGAGGATGGAACCGGAAGGATCTGAGTAG
- the metG gene encoding methionine--tRNA ligase: MNTQTPFYITTTLPYVNASPHIGFAMELVRADIIARYKRQAGFDVFFNTGTDEHGAKIHEKALEKGIEPQEYVDEAAEKFKDLIDLLNISPEVHFIRTTDERHVKAAQEFWRRCNENGDIYKGTYKVKYCVGCELEKTESDLDESGHCPIHPNRELEVREEENYFFKFSAYAEKLLDLYTSTPDFVIPDFRLGEIRAFVERGLTDFSISRVKEKMPWGIEVPGDPDHVMYVWFDALVNYVSTLDWPIESEMFERYWKNGTPTQYAGKDNLRQQSAMWQAMLMSAGLPASRQIVINGFITSGGQKMSKSTGNVISPQEIVEVYGADALRYYLARELQSFEDSDFTQERFREVYNANLANGLGNLASRIMKMAETHLTTAPILPAQVYEQDFQEALERFDLQRATDIIWEKIQAMDGNIQETEPFKLVKTDLEQAKAIISDLVIDLYKVSQMLAPVMPSTSAAIQEAVKTNTKPETLFPRREE, encoded by the coding sequence ATGAATACACAAACACCATTTTATATCACTACAACGCTGCCATATGTAAACGCCAGTCCGCATATCGGTTTTGCCATGGAGTTAGTGCGTGCAGACATTATTGCTCGGTACAAACGTCAGGCGGGTTTTGATGTGTTTTTTAACACCGGCACAGACGAGCATGGTGCAAAGATCCACGAGAAGGCGCTCGAGAAAGGCATTGAACCTCAGGAATACGTTGACGAGGCAGCAGAAAAGTTCAAGGATCTGATCGATCTCCTCAACATTTCACCAGAGGTTCATTTCATTCGTACGACCGATGAGCGTCACGTAAAAGCAGCGCAAGAGTTTTGGAGGCGGTGCAACGAGAACGGCGATATCTATAAAGGAACCTACAAGGTGAAATACTGTGTGGGCTGCGAACTCGAGAAGACGGAATCCGACCTCGACGAGAGCGGTCACTGCCCGATTCATCCGAATCGCGAGCTCGAGGTTCGCGAAGAGGAGAACTATTTCTTTAAGTTTTCCGCGTATGCTGAAAAGTTGCTCGATCTGTATACTAGCACGCCGGACTTTGTGATCCCTGACTTTCGTCTGGGTGAAATACGGGCATTTGTAGAGCGCGGGCTCACTGACTTTAGTATCTCTCGGGTGAAGGAGAAGATGCCGTGGGGGATCGAGGTGCCTGGTGATCCTGACCATGTGATGTATGTATGGTTCGATGCGTTAGTGAACTACGTCTCAACACTTGACTGGCCGATCGAGTCAGAGATGTTCGAGAGGTACTGGAAGAATGGCACGCCAACCCAGTACGCCGGCAAGGATAACCTGCGCCAGCAGTCTGCCATGTGGCAAGCAATGCTCATGTCGGCCGGTTTACCTGCTTCTCGCCAGATCGTGATAAATGGTTTTATTACCAGCGGTGGTCAGAAGATGTCGAAGTCGACCGGTAACGTGATCAGTCCGCAGGAGATAGTTGAGGTATACGGTGCTGATGCACTGCGCTACTACTTAGCGCGAGAGTTGCAGTCGTTCGAAGATAGCGACTTTACCCAAGAGCGATTTCGCGAGGTCTACAACGCTAACCTCGCAAACGGTCTTGGGAACCTGGCTAGTCGGATCATGAAAATGGCTGAGACGCACCTAACGACCGCCCCGATACTGCCGGCACAAGTGTATGAGCAGGATTTCCAGGAAGCATTGGAGCGATTCGATCTTCAGCGAGCAACAGACATCATCTGGGAGAAGATCCAAGCTATGGACGGAAATATCCAGGAGACAGAGCCGTTCAAACTGGTTAAAACTGATCTAGAGCAAGCCAAAGCTATTATTAGCGACCTCGTGATCGATCTGTATAAAGTAAGTCAGATGCTTGCTCCGGTCATGCCGAGTACGTCAGCGGCAATTCAAGAGGCGGTCAAGACGAACACAAAGCCGGAAACACTTTTTCCTCGCCGAGAAGAGTAG
- a CDS encoding TatD family hydrolase, which translates to MTQLNYIDIHAHFDTYEPEERQAVLGRMREHGVHAIAVGTDVQSSQSVVRLAREEESVSACVGVHPDASRDADLDMIAGLAGDPQVVAIGECGFDYFRREGREGGGSDRDDLKPVQQAVFERQVELAVQYQKPLMLHVRPAKDSMDAYEDTLELLESYAQEHGEALGGNAHFFAGTVEHARRFLEIGFTLSFTGVITFTNDYDEVIRYIPSDMLHAETDSPFVAPVPYRGKQNEPSYVQHVVERLARIRDEDPQVLGKALVDNARRLFGV; encoded by the coding sequence ATGACTCAACTGAACTACATCGATATTCATGCTCACTTTGATACCTACGAGCCTGAAGAGCGTCAGGCTGTGCTGGGGCGGATGCGCGAGCATGGCGTTCACGCGATTGCTGTCGGTACCGATGTGCAGAGCTCGCAAAGTGTTGTTCGGCTTGCCCGAGAAGAAGAAAGCGTGTCTGCCTGTGTTGGTGTTCATCCGGACGCAAGCAGAGACGCCGACCTGGATATGATCGCAGGTCTTGCCGGTGACCCGCAGGTGGTTGCGATAGGTGAGTGCGGGTTTGATTACTTTAGGCGCGAGGGGAGAGAGGGTGGAGGAAGTGATCGAGATGATCTGAAGCCGGTTCAGCAAGCGGTGTTTGAGCGGCAGGTGGAGCTTGCGGTGCAGTATCAGAAACCGCTCATGCTTCATGTGCGCCCGGCGAAGGATTCTATGGATGCCTACGAAGACACACTTGAGCTCCTCGAGAGCTATGCACAAGAACATGGCGAGGCTCTGGGCGGTAACGCGCACTTTTTTGCCGGCACAGTTGAACATGCGCGGCGGTTTCTTGAGATCGGCTTTACGCTTTCGTTTACCGGAGTTATTACGTTCACAAATGATTACGACGAGGTGATTCGATACATTCCCTCGGATATGCTACACGCGGAGACCGATTCGCCGTTTGTTGCGCCTGTTCCGTATCGTGGCAAGCAGAACGAGCCGAGCTATGTACAACACGTTGTTGAGCGGCTAGCCCGGATACGCGACGAGGACCCGCAGGTGTTGGGAAAAGCGCTTGTGGACAACGCACGGCGACTTTTTGGAGTATAG
- the rpsF gene encoding 30S ribosomal protein S6 produces the protein MAENDTQALQENGSEIIAREYECAYLLMPTIAEEKVAGEVEAIRSVIEKNSAGIVQEKEPEKMPLAYEMTIKREGKKDRFLEAYFGWMTFTASSEAIAVMNEELARNSSLIRFMIILAAAEQGVDDVDESLVSPQSEEDQVKLDDDASSEDIDKSIDALVDEEETVTAS, from the coding sequence ATGGCAGAAAACGACACACAAGCACTTCAAGAGAACGGATCTGAGATCATCGCGCGCGAATACGAATGCGCGTATTTACTCATGCCAACGATCGCTGAGGAGAAGGTTGCTGGCGAGGTTGAGGCGATCCGATCTGTGATCGAAAAGAACAGCGCCGGTATTGTCCAGGAAAAAGAGCCTGAGAAAATGCCACTGGCCTACGAGATGACGATCAAGCGAGAAGGAAAGAAAGATCGTTTCTTGGAAGCGTATTTCGGTTGGATGACCTTCACGGCTTCAAGCGAGGCGATCGCCGTGATGAACGAAGAGCTTGCCCGTAACAGTTCACTGATCAGATTCATGATCATTCTTGCCGCTGCTGAGCAGGGTGTCGACGATGTTGATGAGTCACTGGTCTCGCCGCAAAGCGAGGAAGATCAGGTCAAACTCGATGATGACGCCTCTTCGGAAGATATCGACAAAAGCATCGATGCACTTGTTGACGAGGAAGAAACTGTGACGGCATCGTAA
- the ssb gene encoding single-stranded DNA-binding protein produces the protein MYLNKAIIIGNLTQDPELKSLPSGVQVSNFSLATNRVYNDKDGNKQESSEFHNIVVFGRQAETSAQYLKKGQQALVEGRLQTRSWEDQNGVKKYRTEIIADRVQFGQKAGDAPAGGQGGGQKQAANTGSQQQDQQGQDINYPDEEINPDDIPF, from the coding sequence ATGTACCTTAATAAAGCGATCATCATTGGTAACCTTACTCAAGATCCTGAACTAAAATCACTTCCATCAGGTGTTCAGGTCTCGAACTTTTCACTTGCAACAAACCGTGTGTACAATGACAAAGACGGCAACAAGCAGGAGAGCTCTGAATTCCACAATATTGTGGTCTTTGGAAGGCAGGCGGAAACAAGCGCGCAGTATCTGAAGAAAGGCCAGCAGGCGCTTGTCGAAGGACGGTTGCAGACGAGAAGCTGGGAAGATCAAAACGGAGTAAAGAAGTACCGAACCGAGATCATTGCCGACCGGGTACAGTTCGGGCAGAAGGCCGGTGACGCACCTGCGGGAGGCCAAGGAGGCGGACAAAAGCAAGCTGCTAACACCGGCAGTCAACAGCAGGATCAGCAAGGACAAGATATTAACTATCCGGACGAAGAGATCAATCCTGACGATATCCCGTTTTAG
- the rpsR gene encoding 30S ribosomal protein S18, whose protein sequence is MNSNINLTSLDYKHTETLKKFLDDHGRILPRRKTGVTAKNQRRVANAIKRARFMGLLPYILR, encoded by the coding sequence ATGAATTCAAACATCAATCTTACATCACTCGACTATAAGCACACAGAAACACTGAAGAAGTTTCTGGATGATCACGGTCGTATTCTACCGCGTCGTAAAACCGGCGTGACTGCAAAGAACCAGCGTCGAGTAGCAAACGCTATCAAGCGCGCTCGATTCATGGGGCTTCTGCCTTACATTCTTCGATAG
- a CDS encoding elongation factor P → MLSYSDITNRTYIELDGQPYEVLDSHIFRKQQRKAVNQTKLRNLITGNVMERTFQQSDKVEKASIDTQPIIFIYEKRGDYIFHSKEDKSDRFSISEEVIGKQAIYLIEGMEVSGIRHQDAYIGITLPVKVELEVTDAPPNIKGNTAQGGNKRITLSSGAEIEVPMFIEAGDVIRVNTEKGVYVERVSKK, encoded by the coding sequence ATGCTTAGCTACAGCGACATCACAAACCGAACCTATATTGAGCTCGACGGCCAACCCTACGAAGTACTCGATTCTCACATTTTCCGCAAACAGCAACGAAAAGCGGTCAATCAGACCAAGCTTCGCAACCTTATAACAGGAAATGTTATGGAGCGCACATTTCAGCAATCTGACAAAGTTGAGAAGGCTTCCATTGATACTCAGCCGATCATTTTTATTTACGAAAAGCGAGGTGACTACATTTTTCATTCTAAAGAAGATAAAAGTGATCGTTTCTCTATCTCTGAAGAGGTTATCGGTAAACAAGCTATCTACCTCATTGAAGGAATGGAGGTAAGCGGTATTCGCCACCAGGATGCATACATCGGCATTACCTTGCCGGTTAAAGTCGAACTTGAGGTTACTGATGCCCCGCCAAATATCAAGGGCAACACCGCACAAGGAGGCAACAAACGTATTACCCTCTCCTCCGGTGCTGAAATAGAAGTACCGATGTTCATTGAAGCCGGAGACGTGATCCGCGTGAACACAGAAAAAGGTGTCTACGTAGAGCGAGTTTCCAAAAAATAA
- the recA gene encoding recombinase RecA, producing the protein MAKKQKTAKTLQKKDDASTSIDDTLREIQTKFGEESITKLGERPKVDIDAIPSGSVGLDYALGVGGFPRGRVIEIYGPESSGKTTLALHAVAGAQKQGGIAAFIDAEHAMDPEYTKKLGVNINDLLISQPDNGEQALEITESLVRSGKVDIIVVDSVAALTPRDEIEGEMGDAQVGKQARLMSQALRKLTAIVAKSNTTVIFINQIREKIGVMFGCFSYDSQVMLADGSREKIGKIVNQTLPVEVLSYNFETKQIEPQPVLDWHINGETDSFLQFFVQNHTGNGRRGFSCTPDHKVYTPHGWRKAKDIKEGDEISVRISNTEMSHEQEQIIIGSLLGDGNIKKQGEQTAYFREEHAASQSGYVSWLAEELGDLTRNVTTQTSRGTATMETQALLRIGDLHSLFYVEKKKIVPESIVETITPRAIALWYCGDGSLQTGKTYWKGKTYTRRPRAALYVNGFSNDTKSRERIDRIFARFGITPTWRACGEYDVLSFSVAESDKLFELIAPFVPSSMEYKLPASYRGQFHQLPTQTNQTEVLRPMRVQKIGTRVPYRDGQRISKQRFDISVANNHNYFIDDCLVSNSPETTPGGRALKFYTSVRLDVRRIAQIKKGDAVMGGRVRVKVVKNKVAAPFKQTEFDLMYNEGISKEGELIALGERFGLVTKKGSVYYYGEEKLGRGYDATRQLLQQKESKKIRTELLKQIRENLQAEA; encoded by the coding sequence ATGGCCAAGAAACAGAAAACCGCAAAGACCTTGCAAAAGAAAGATGACGCAAGTACAAGTATTGACGACACTCTTCGCGAGATCCAGACAAAGTTCGGAGAAGAATCCATTACAAAACTTGGGGAGAGACCTAAGGTAGATATTGATGCTATCCCAAGCGGTTCGGTGGGTCTTGACTACGCTCTTGGTGTTGGAGGATTTCCCCGCGGGCGTGTTATCGAGATATACGGACCGGAATCTTCCGGAAAGACCACGCTTGCTCTCCACGCAGTTGCCGGAGCACAAAAGCAAGGAGGGATCGCAGCATTCATTGATGCCGAGCACGCCATGGACCCGGAGTACACCAAGAAACTTGGAGTGAATATCAATGACCTCTTGATCTCTCAGCCGGACAACGGGGAGCAGGCACTGGAGATAACCGAAAGCCTTGTTCGATCCGGCAAAGTAGACATTATCGTCGTTGACTCAGTTGCCGCTCTTACTCCCCGAGACGAAATCGAGGGTGAGATGGGTGACGCCCAGGTGGGCAAGCAGGCACGCCTGATGTCCCAAGCACTCCGTAAGCTGACCGCTATCGTCGCCAAAAGCAACACCACGGTCATATTTATTAACCAGATCCGTGAGAAGATCGGCGTTATGTTCGGCTGTTTCTCGTACGACTCCCAGGTAATGCTCGCCGACGGAAGTCGTGAGAAAATTGGAAAGATTGTAAACCAGACACTTCCGGTAGAAGTACTCTCGTACAACTTTGAGACAAAGCAGATTGAACCTCAACCGGTGCTTGACTGGCACATTAACGGAGAAACAGACTCATTTCTCCAGTTTTTTGTACAAAACCACACAGGGAACGGACGGCGCGGGTTCTCGTGTACTCCTGACCACAAGGTTTACACGCCGCATGGCTGGAGAAAGGCAAAAGATATTAAGGAAGGCGATGAAATCTCTGTCCGCATATCAAATACCGAGATGAGCCATGAACAAGAGCAGATAATCATCGGCTCCCTACTTGGTGACGGAAATATCAAGAAACAAGGTGAGCAAACGGCGTACTTTAGAGAAGAACACGCCGCCTCTCAAAGCGGATATGTATCCTGGTTAGCTGAAGAGCTCGGTGACCTAACACGTAATGTTACTACGCAAACCTCGCGCGGTACCGCGACAATGGAAACACAAGCGCTTTTGCGTATCGGTGACCTTCATTCCCTATTCTACGTTGAAAAGAAAAAGATAGTACCGGAATCGATCGTTGAGACGATCACGCCCCGAGCGATCGCGTTGTGGTACTGTGGCGACGGATCACTTCAGACCGGCAAAACATACTGGAAGGGTAAAACCTACACCCGTCGCCCACGCGCCGCGTTATATGTAAACGGATTTTCCAATGACACAAAAAGTCGTGAACGTATCGACCGCATATTTGCGCGTTTCGGTATAACACCTACATGGCGAGCGTGTGGCGAGTACGACGTGCTCTCATTTTCAGTAGCAGAGTCGGACAAACTATTTGAGCTGATCGCTCCGTTCGTACCCTCGTCAATGGAGTACAAACTCCCTGCTTCCTACCGCGGACAGTTTCACCAACTGCCGACTCAGACAAACCAAACCGAGGTATTGAGACCAATGCGAGTACAGAAGATAGGAACCCGCGTTCCCTATCGAGACGGTCAGCGGATCAGTAAACAGCGATTTGATATTTCTGTTGCTAACAACCACAACTACTTTATAGATGACTGTCTGGTAAGTAACTCTCCCGAGACGACTCCGGGTGGTCGAGCGCTCAAGTTCTACACGTCGGTTCGCCTTGACGTGCGCCGTATTGCCCAGATCAAGAAAGGTGATGCTGTCATGGGCGGACGGGTACGTGTAAAGGTGGTGAAAAACAAGGTTGCTGCACCGTTCAAACAGACCGAATTCGATCTGATGTATAACGAAGGTATCTCCAAAGAAGGCGAACTTATCGCCCTTGGCGAGCGGTTTGGGCTCGTGACCAAGAAAGGAAGCGTCTACTACTACGGCGAGGAGAAACTTGGTCGCGGATACGACGCCACTCGCCAACTTCTCCAACAGAAAGAAAGCAAGAAGATCAGAACTGAACTCCTCAAACAGATCCGCGAAAACCTACAAGCGGAAGCCTGA